The proteins below are encoded in one region of Hordeum vulgare subsp. vulgare chromosome 3H, MorexV3_pseudomolecules_assembly, whole genome shotgun sequence:
- the LOC123439637 gene encoding late embryogenesis abundant protein EMB564-like → MAQQAAKAPELQDPEIPTQQVKKAPELQDPEIRAELDRRAREDGETVIKSGAGGKTLEAQERLAEGRKKGGLSRATGSGNERAEGEGGVVIEPDEKKLEQVKKDLGRE, encoded by the exons ATGGCACAGCAGGCAGCGAAGGCGCCGGAGCTGCAGGACCCGGAGATCCCGACACAGCAGGTGAAGAAGGCGCCGGAGCTGCAGGACCCGGAGATCAGGGCAGAGCTGGACCGCCGCGCCCGCGAGGACGGCGAGACCGTCATCAAGAGCGGCGCCGGCGGCAAGACCCTTGAGGCGCAGGAGCGCCTGGCGGAAG GGCGCAAGAAGGGCGGGCTGAGCCGTGCGACTGGCTCCGGCAACGAGCGCGCTGAGGGTGAGGGCGGGGTGGTGATCGAGCCGGACGAGAAGAAGCTCGAGCAGGTCAAGAAGGATCTCGGAcgcgaatga